A genome region from Candidatus Hydrogenedentota bacterium includes the following:
- a CDS encoding SGNH/GDSL hydrolase family protein — translation MTTCLVRRLLFTALLCLLLVAAAPADSNFFLKDGDTVDFYGDSITEQRLYTTYTEAFVATRYPDLKVTFYARGVGGDTTWGGWMGTSEVRVKRDVKPDKPTVITVMLGMNDAGYVPYDPKILATYQEWYGKLIGFLQAAAPRARFTLIGTSPYDQWAHPEAERKGYNDTLLKYVDHVKWRAEQHHFGFVDFNAPVTNAIQAALAANDPKANTFVPDTIHPGPSGQLVMAAALLKGWNANGVVSDVVIDAASGSVTKAENACVFKFKDLAWSQKDHALPFPADESMELALKYSDFTDALNRQMLTVRGLQTGKYRLEIDGKAVVELPAEDWAKGVNLAVLDTPMRAQASKVLAETVKRNDALFTRWRNVEFQLADYRASKQAAAALKKVEKEIARKRHNLAQPQKHEYKLVKIQ, via the coding sequence ATGACTACCTGCCTCGTTCGACGCCTGCTATTCACGGCGCTGCTTTGCCTTCTACTCGTTGCAGCAGCACCCGCCGATTCCAACTTCTTCCTCAAAGATGGCGACACCGTCGACTTCTACGGAGACAGCATCACGGAACAGCGCCTGTACACCACGTACACGGAGGCGTTCGTCGCCACGCGCTATCCCGACCTTAAGGTAACGTTCTATGCGCGCGGCGTCGGCGGTGACACTACGTGGGGTGGTTGGATGGGCACAAGCGAAGTCCGCGTCAAACGAGACGTTAAACCGGACAAGCCCACCGTCATTACCGTCATGTTGGGCATGAACGATGCCGGTTACGTTCCCTACGATCCCAAGATTCTTGCGACCTACCAGGAGTGGTACGGGAAGCTCATAGGCTTTCTGCAAGCTGCCGCGCCCCGCGCGCGATTCACACTGATTGGGACTTCCCCGTACGACCAATGGGCGCACCCGGAGGCTGAGCGCAAAGGCTACAACGACACCCTCCTTAAATACGTGGACCACGTGAAGTGGCGTGCCGAGCAACACCATTTTGGATTTGTCGACTTCAACGCTCCGGTCACCAACGCTATTCAGGCTGCATTGGCCGCGAACGACCCCAAGGCGAACACCTTCGTCCCCGATACCATTCACCCTGGCCCCAGCGGACAACTGGTCATGGCCGCCGCGCTGCTGAAAGGATGGAACGCGAATGGCGTCGTGAGCGATGTAGTCATTGATGCAGCCTCTGGCTCGGTCACAAAAGCCGAGAATGCCTGCGTGTTCAAGTTCAAGGATCTTGCGTGGTCGCAGAAGGACCACGCCCTTCCATTCCCGGCCGACGAGTCAATGGAACTGGCTCTCAAGTACTCCGATTTCACCGACGCCTTAAACCGTCAAATGCTCACCGTGCGCGGCCTGCAAACCGGAAAGTACCGGCTTGAGATCGATGGCAAAGCTGTCGTCGAGCTTCCCGCAGAAGACTGGGCCAAAGGCGTAAATCTCGCCGTCCTCGACACGCCCATGCGCGCACAAGCCAGCAAAGTGCTCGCGGAAACTGTGAAGCGCAACGATGCGCTCTTTACCCGCTGGCGCAATGTCGAGTTTCAACTTGCCGACTATCGAGCTTCTAAACAGGCGGCCGCTGCGCTCAAGAAAGTCGAGAAGGAAATCGCGCGGAAGCGCCATAACTTGGCTCAACCTCAGAAGCATGAATACAAACTCGTGAAGATTCAGTAA
- a CDS encoding lysophospholipase produces the protein MTTGTFRTHDNQDLATQSWEVGQEPRASLIIIHGFGHHGACFQEVAQHLNHAGVNVYSFDQRGHGKSPGKRGFINSFDDTISDVRTFMQSIKANVEGRPLFLMGHSMGGLVLGVYVLRHAPAVRGLIFSSALLKIPDSVPPFLIKLAAFLGKYLPTLPVQGVNFKAVSRDPAAIEEMLNDPLRYTGRMQARTGAEIGKAIAELNEGMDRIEDPLLILHGTADQLTDPSGSKNLYDRSKSTDKTLRIFEHGYHELYNDLDKSAFMTEITDWMLKRS, from the coding sequence GTGACCACGGGAACATTTCGCACGCACGACAACCAAGATCTCGCGACACAGTCGTGGGAAGTCGGCCAAGAGCCTCGTGCGTCGCTGATCATAATCCACGGTTTTGGCCATCATGGAGCCTGCTTTCAGGAAGTCGCTCAGCATCTCAATCACGCTGGTGTCAACGTCTACTCCTTCGACCAGCGAGGCCACGGCAAATCTCCCGGAAAGCGCGGCTTCATCAATTCATTCGACGATACGATTTCCGATGTCCGCACCTTTATGCAAAGCATCAAGGCAAATGTGGAAGGCCGCCCGCTGTTCCTGATGGGGCACAGCATGGGGGGGCTTGTTCTTGGAGTCTATGTCTTGCGTCATGCTCCAGCCGTGCGCGGTCTTATCTTCAGCAGCGCGCTGCTGAAGATCCCGGACAGTGTGCCGCCCTTCCTCATCAAGCTGGCGGCATTTCTGGGGAAGTACTTGCCGACACTGCCCGTTCAAGGCGTCAATTTCAAGGCGGTCTCGCGCGATCCGGCCGCCATCGAAGAAATGCTGAACGATCCCCTTCGCTATACGGGCCGCATGCAGGCGCGCACCGGCGCGGAAATCGGCAAGGCCATCGCCGAATTGAACGAAGGCATGGATCGTATAGAAGATCCCCTGCTTATACTCCACGGCACCGCCGACCAACTTACCGACCCTTCGGGCAGCAAGAATCTCTACGACCGATCTAAATCGACGGACAAAACGCTCCGTATATTCGAGCATGGTTACCACGAACTTTACAACGACCTCGACAAATCCGCATTCATGACCGAGATTACCGACTGGATGCTGAAGCGCTCGTGA
- a CDS encoding GntP family permease — MLLIALLVLSIVFIVIATAKLKLHPFLALLAAAFGFGICANMPLKDVVSSVNTGFGNTVGAIGIVILAGSIIGSFLEQSGGALRLAERALRITGEKNTPLAMALVGYVVSIPVFCDSAFVLLSPINKALARKANVSLAAGAIALSLGLYSTHTMVPPTPGPVGAAGVLNADLGLVILWGGIVGLFATFAGWTFAVKVAGRLDLRPEVEEPADMRKGHDDLPSTAKSLTPILLPIILILVRSIAELPSNPLGVGRLTDVIVFLGQPIVSLLIGALFAFLLPKPFDRKLLSTDGLVGKAIVSASSIIVITGAGGAFGKVLQNSGIADVIGTGFQGHEGIGILLPLLVAAGLKTAQGSSTVAMITTAGLVAPLLPALGLDGEAGKALTVVAIGAGGMLVSHANDSYFWVVTQFSGMTLSQGYRLQTLGTLVEGLAAAVVIWFLAMVVV; from the coding sequence ATGTTACTTATTGCATTGCTCGTTCTCTCCATCGTGTTCATCGTGATCGCGACTGCGAAATTGAAGCTGCATCCTTTCCTGGCGCTGCTGGCTGCCGCATTTGGTTTCGGTATTTGCGCAAACATGCCGCTGAAGGATGTCGTGAGTTCGGTCAATACGGGTTTCGGGAACACGGTAGGCGCCATAGGCATCGTCATACTGGCGGGTTCCATCATCGGGTCGTTTCTTGAACAGTCTGGCGGGGCGTTGCGATTGGCGGAGCGCGCTCTACGGATTACGGGTGAGAAGAACACGCCACTGGCTATGGCGCTCGTGGGCTACGTGGTTTCCATACCTGTGTTCTGCGACTCTGCATTCGTGTTGTTGTCACCGATCAACAAGGCGTTGGCGCGTAAGGCGAATGTGTCGCTGGCTGCGGGCGCTATCGCTTTGAGCCTGGGACTGTACTCGACGCACACGATGGTTCCACCGACGCCAGGGCCTGTGGGGGCAGCGGGTGTTCTCAATGCCGATCTCGGACTGGTAATTCTCTGGGGTGGGATTGTCGGTCTTTTTGCGACGTTCGCGGGTTGGACTTTTGCAGTCAAGGTCGCGGGCCGGCTTGATCTTCGCCCAGAAGTTGAGGAGCCGGCAGATATGAGGAAGGGGCACGATGATTTGCCATCGACGGCAAAGTCGCTGACGCCGATACTGCTTCCCATCATACTCATACTTGTCCGTTCGATAGCGGAGTTGCCGAGCAATCCATTGGGTGTGGGCAGACTGACCGATGTGATTGTCTTTCTTGGTCAACCAATCGTCTCATTGCTCATCGGGGCTCTGTTTGCCTTCCTGTTGCCCAAACCGTTCGACCGAAAGCTGCTTTCCACGGATGGATTGGTGGGAAAGGCAATCGTATCCGCGTCTTCGATCATTGTTATCACGGGCGCGGGTGGGGCATTTGGCAAGGTCCTGCAGAACTCCGGGATCGCTGACGTAATTGGGACGGGCTTCCAGGGACATGAAGGCATTGGCATTCTGCTGCCGTTGTTGGTCGCTGCGGGACTAAAGACGGCACAGGGTTCGTCGACCGTGGCCATGATCACCACGGCCGGACTCGTCGCGCCGCTTTTGCCCGCTTTGGGGCTGGATGGGGAGGCGGGCAAGGCGCTCACTGTGGTTGCCATTGGTGCCGGCGGAATGCTGGTGTCGCACGCAAACGACAGTTACTTCTGGGTAGTCACCCAATTCTCGGGCATGACATTGTCCCAAGGGTACCGTTTGCAGACGTTGGGTACGCTTGTTGAAGGGCTCGCGGCGGCAGTGGTTATCTGGTTTTTGGCAATGGTTGTTGTTT
- a CDS encoding L-lactate permease → MSPALLAVLSVLPIFTVGLLVVGLKWPASRAMPICYIIAVALALGVWKTPGARVAAASINGLFVMGTLVYIIFGAILLLNTLNASGALTVIRNGFTSVTLDRRIQVIIVAWLFGSFIEGAAGFGTPAALAVPLMVGLGFPAMAAVIAGLIIQCTAVSFGAAGTPILLGIATGLGDDASVKDFAIAHGFQHTPEFLAHIGVKTAILHTVAGTFVPLIVVAIMTRMFGERRAFSDGLRVWKFAVFSAFAMTIPYLICAFALGPEFPSLIGSLVGLAVVVLAARKGFLMPDRNEVWDFPSRNTWDAEWSGTLSLDENDSPPSFGLFRAWSPYLLVAILLVLSRLRAFPIGGWLKQAVKINAMHVFDTDISITFEPLYSPGSFFIAVSLITLFLHQMSLTAYKQAWRTSIGTALRSSKALIFTVPMVQVFLCSDGGAAGYDKMPIVLADGVAALTGTAWPLFAPFIGGLGSFIAGSNTVSNMMFSLFQFGMGQHIGVDPTWIVALQNAGGAAGNMICVHNVVAASAVVGLDGREGPIIRKTLLPFAYYALFTGSLGYAIVRYPDAGLFNCGSAIALLIGILAVTCVVKGARVRSGVIGYTDPS, encoded by the coding sequence ATGTCCCCCGCTCTACTCGCAGTTCTCTCCGTACTCCCCATCTTTACCGTCGGTTTGCTCGTCGTAGGCCTGAAATGGCCCGCGAGCCGCGCGATGCCCATTTGCTACATCATCGCGGTTGCGCTTGCGCTCGGCGTGTGGAAAACGCCGGGCGCGCGGGTCGCCGCCGCTTCCATCAATGGACTCTTTGTTATGGGCACGCTGGTGTACATCATCTTCGGCGCAATTCTGCTGCTCAACACACTCAATGCCAGCGGAGCGCTGACGGTTATTCGCAACGGCTTTACGAGCGTCACGCTCGATAGAAGAATCCAGGTAATCATCGTCGCCTGGCTATTCGGGTCCTTCATCGAAGGTGCTGCGGGCTTCGGCACCCCGGCGGCATTGGCTGTTCCCCTTATGGTTGGCTTGGGTTTTCCGGCCATGGCCGCGGTCATTGCCGGATTGATCATTCAATGCACGGCCGTGTCTTTCGGTGCAGCCGGCACGCCTATTCTCCTGGGAATCGCTACCGGCCTTGGTGACGACGCCAGCGTCAAAGACTTCGCGATCGCGCACGGCTTTCAGCACACGCCCGAATTCCTGGCCCACATTGGCGTCAAGACCGCCATTCTTCACACGGTTGCAGGGACATTCGTCCCCCTGATTGTTGTCGCAATCATGACACGCATGTTTGGAGAGCGCCGCGCGTTCTCCGATGGTCTCAGGGTGTGGAAGTTCGCGGTCTTTTCCGCGTTCGCGATGACCATCCCCTACCTCATCTGCGCCTTCGCTCTCGGACCCGAGTTCCCTTCGCTCATTGGCAGTCTCGTTGGCCTCGCTGTTGTCGTTCTTGCTGCCCGCAAAGGGTTCCTGATGCCCGATAGGAACGAAGTATGGGATTTCCCTTCGCGCAACACGTGGGACGCCGAATGGTCGGGGACCCTATCGCTGGACGAGAACGACAGTCCTCCCTCGTTTGGTCTATTCCGGGCTTGGTCCCCGTACCTCCTGGTAGCGATTCTGCTCGTTTTGTCGCGACTGCGGGCGTTTCCAATCGGAGGTTGGCTGAAGCAAGCCGTCAAGATCAATGCCATGCACGTGTTCGACACCGACATCTCGATAACGTTTGAGCCCCTCTATTCTCCTGGTTCGTTCTTCATTGCCGTCTCCCTGATTACTCTATTTCTGCACCAGATGAGCCTCACTGCCTACAAACAGGCTTGGCGCACGAGCATTGGCACGGCTCTGCGCTCGTCAAAAGCACTCATCTTCACCGTCCCCATGGTCCAGGTCTTTCTCTGTTCTGACGGTGGCGCGGCAGGCTACGACAAAATGCCAATCGTACTCGCGGACGGAGTCGCGGCGCTGACGGGAACTGCCTGGCCTCTCTTCGCCCCATTCATCGGCGGCCTTGGCTCATTCATCGCCGGCAGCAATACGGTCAGCAACATGATGTTCTCGCTCTTCCAGTTCGGCATGGGGCAACACATCGGCGTCGATCCCACGTGGATCGTCGCTCTGCAAAATGCCGGTGGCGCTGCAGGAAACATGATCTGCGTCCACAACGTTGTCGCGGCCTCCGCCGTGGTAGGCCTCGACGGAAGGGAAGGTCCCATCATTCGAAAGACCCTGCTTCCCTTTGCATACTACGCACTATTTACTGGAAGTTTGGGCTACGCCATTGTGCGCTATCCCGATGCAGGCCTTTTCAATTGCGGCTCAGCCATTGCTCTGCTGATCGGAATTCTGGCCGTAACATGCGTTGTCAAGGGTGCGCGGGTTCGCTCCGGCGTAATCGGTTATACTGATCCCTCGTGA